The following coding sequences lie in one Populus nigra chromosome 15, ddPopNigr1.1, whole genome shotgun sequence genomic window:
- the LOC133673918 gene encoding guanine nucleotide-binding protein alpha-1 subunit codes for MLSITTQNMGLLCSKRHRYNEADTEENAQAAEIERRIEQETKVEQHIQKLLLLGAGDSGKSTIFKQIKLLFQSGFDEAELNSYISVIHANVYQTIKVLHDGSKELAQNETDSLKYVISNENKDIGQKLSEIGGRLDHPSLTKELAQEIETLWRDAAIQETYARGNELQVPDCTPYFMENLQRLSDANYIPTKEDVLYARVRTTGVVEIQFSPVGENKKSGEVYRLFDVGGQRNERRKWIHLFEGVTAVIFCAAISEYDQTLFEDENKNRMIGTKELFEWVLKQPCFEKTSFMLFLNKFDIFEKKVLKVPLNVCEWFKDYQPVLTGKLEIEHAYEFVKKKFEELYFQSTTPDRVDRVFKIYRTTALDQKLVKKTFKLVDETLRRRNLFEAGLL; via the exons ATGCTGTCTATCACAACACAAAATATGGGCTTACTCTGCAGTAAACGGCATCGATACAATGAGGCAGATACTGAAGAGAATGCACAG GCTGCAGAAATTGAAAGGCGAATTGAACAAGAAACCAAAGTTGAACAGCATATTCAAAAACTTTTGCTTCTTG GTGCTGGAGACTCTGGGAAGTCAACGATTTTCAAGCAG ATAAAACTTTTGTTTCAAAGTGGTTTTGACGAGGCAGAGCTCAACAGCTATATCTCGGTCATCCATGCGAACGTCTATCAGACAATAAAA GTATTGCACGATGGATCAAAAGAATTGGCTCAAAATGAAACAGATTCCTTGAAGTATGTTATATCCAATGAAAATAAG GATATTGGACAGAAATTGTCGGAAATTGGAGGCAGGTTGGATCATCCAAGTCTTACCAAAGAACTTGCCCAGGAGATTGAAACTCTATGGAGAGATGCTGCAATTCAG GAAACATATGCCCGTGGCAATGAGCTCCAAGTTCCAGATTGTACCCCTTATTTCATGGAGAATTTGCAAAGATTGTCTGATGCAAATTATATTCCTACTAAG GAAGATGTTCTTTATGCAAGAGTTCGTACAACAGGTGTTGTAGAGATCCAATTCAG CCCTGTTGGTGAGAACAAGAAAAGTGGGGAGGTATATAGACTTTTTGATGTCGGTGGGCAGAGAAATGAGAGGCGGAAATGGATTCATCTATTTGAAGGTGTTACAGCTGTAATTTTTTGTGCTGCAATTAGCGA GTATGATCAAACACTATTTGAGGATGAAAACAAGAATCGAATGATTGGGACAAAGGAGCTTTTTGAGTGGGTCCTGAAGCAACCATGCTTTGAG AAGACATCCTTCATGCTGTTTCTAAACAAGTTTgatatatttgaaaagaaagttCTGAAA GTACCATTGAATGTATGCGAGTGGTTCAAGGACTACCAGCCAGTTTTGACAGGAAAACTAGAGATTGAGCATGCATACGA GTTTGTAAAGAAGAAGTTTGAGGAGTTGTATTTCCAAAGCACAACCCCTGATCGCGTGGACCgggtatttaaaatatatagaacCACCGCACTTGATCAGAAGCTTGTGAAAAAAACTTTCAAGCTTGTAGATGAGACTTTAAGACGCAGAAATCTCTTCGAAGCTGGTTTATTGTGA